In Lycium ferocissimum isolate CSIRO_LF1 chromosome 11, AGI_CSIRO_Lferr_CH_V1, whole genome shotgun sequence, a single genomic region encodes these proteins:
- the LOC132037907 gene encoding phosphoenolpyruvate carboxylase-like, which translates to MASRNLEKLASIDAQLRLLVPAKVSEDDKLVEYDALLLDRFLDILQDLHGEGITKTVQECYELSAEYENTRNRKKLEELGSVLTSLDPGDSIVVAKSISHMLNLANLAEGVQTAYRRKQKSKKGDFLDKNNTMTESDIEETLKRLVVDLKKSPQEVFDALKNQTVDLVFTAHPTQSIRRSLLQKHARIRNCLAQLYAKDITPDDKEELDEALQREIQAAFRTDEIRRTPPTPQDEMRAGMSYFHETIWNGVPKFLRRVDTALKNIGINERVPYNAPLIQFSSWMGGDRDGNPRVTPEVTRDVCLLARMMAANLYYSQIDDLMFELSMWRCNEELRVRADEIHSSLKRDEKHFIEFWKQVPPSEPYRVILGDVRDKLYHTRERTRQLLSNGFSDIPEEASYTHIEQFLEPLELCYRSLCACGDRPIADGSLLDFLRQVSTFGLSLVRLDIRQESDRHTDVLDAITQHLEIGSYREWSEERRQEWLLSELSGKRPLFGPDLPKTEEIAEVLDTFHVISELPSDCFGAYIISMATAPSDVLAVELLQRECRVKQPLRVVPLFEKLDDLEAAPAAVARLFSIEWYKNRINGKQEVMIGYSDSGKDAGRLSAAWQLYKAQEELIKVAKQYGVKLTMFHGRGGTVGRGGGPSHLAILSQPPDTIQGSLRVTVQGEVIEQSFGEEHLCFRTLQRFTSATLEHGMNPPLSPRPEWRALLDEIAVVATEKYRSIVFKEPRFVEYFRLATPELEYGRMNIGSRPSKRKPSGGIESLRAIPWIFAWTQTRFHLPVWLGFGAAFKYALKKDIKNLPMLQDMYNNWPFFRVTADLVEMVFAKGDPGIAALYDKLLVSEDLWSFGELLRSNYEETKSLLLQIAGHKDLLEGDPYLKQRLRLRDSYITTLNVCQAYTLKRIRDPNYHVTLRPRITKEYMELKPAAELVKLNPGSDYAPGLEDTLILTMKGIAAGMQNTG; encoded by the exons ATGGCTAgtagaaatttagaaaaattggCATCTATAGATGCCCAGTTAAGGCTTTTAGTACCTGCTAAAGTATCTGAAGATGACAAGCTTGTTGAGTATGATGCTTTGCTTTTGGATCGGTTCCTTGACATTCTTCAGGATTTGCATGGCGAGGGTATCACAAAAACT GTCCAAGAATGTTATGAGCTTTCTGCTGAATACGAAAACACACGTAATAGGAAGAAGCTGGAGGAGCTTGGCAGTGTTTTGACAAGTTTGGATCCAGGGGATTCAATTGTTGTCGCTAAATCTATCTCTCACATGCTTAACTTAGCCAACTTGGCTGAGGGGGTCCAGACTGCCTATCGTCGGAAGCAAAAGTCAAAAAAGGGCGACTTTTTAGATAAGAACAACACGATGACTGAATCGGACATTGAAGAAACTCTCAAGAGACTTGTAGTGGACTTGAAAAAGTCTCCTCAAGAAGTTTTTGATGCCCTGAAGAATCAGACAGTGGATTTGGTCTTTACTGCTCATCCAACTCAATCTATCCGGAGATCTTTGCTTCAGAAGCATGCAAG GATCCGGAATTGCTTGGCGCAGTTGTATGCTAAAGACATTACACCTGATGACAAAGAGGAGCTTGATGAAGCTTTACAAAGGGAG ATTCAAGCTGCTTTCCGCACAGATGAAATCAGGAGGACTCCTCCAACACCACAAGATGAAATGAGAGCTGGAATGAGCTACTTCCATGAAACAATTTGGAATGGTGTTCCTAAGTTTCTGCGCCGTGTAGACACAGCTCTTAAAAACATTGGGATTAATGAACGAGTTCCTTATAATGCTCCTCTTATTCAGTTCTCATCTTGGATGGGTGGTGACCGTGATG GTAATCCAAGAGTGACTCCTGAGGTCACTAGAGATGTCTGCTTACTGGCCCGAATGATGGCAGCTAATTTGTACTATTCTCAGATAGATGATCTAATGTTTGAG TTATCTATGTGGCGTTGCAATGAAGAACTTCGCGTTCGAGCAGATGAAATCCACAGTTCATTAAAGAGAGATGAAAAACACTTCATAG AATTCTGGAAACAAGTTCCACCAAGTGAACCGTATCGTGTGATTCTTGGTGACGTGAGAGATAAGCTTTATCATACTCGTGAGCGTACTCGCCAACTGTTATCCAATGGGTTCTCTGATATTCCTGAGGAGGCATCATATACTCATATTGAGCAG TTCTTGGAACCTCTTGAGCTCTGCTATAGATCTCTTTGTGCTTGCGGGGACCGCCCAATTGCTGATGGAAGCCTTCTGGATTTTCTAAGACAAGTTTCCACCTTTGGACTCTCACTTGTAAGACTTGACATAAGGCAAGAGTCGGATCGCCACACTGATGTCCTTGATGCCATTACCCAGCACCTGGAAATCGGTTCATATCGAGAGTGGTCTGAGGAACGCCGGCAGGAGTGGCTTCTGTCTGAACTCAGTGGCAAGCGACCTCTATTTGGACCCGATCTTCCTAAAACTGAAGAAATTGCTGAGGTTTTGGACACATTCCATGTCATATCAGAACTTCCATCAGACTGCTTCGGTGCATACATTATCTCAATGGCCACTGCACCGTCTGATGTGCTTGCTGTTGAGCTTCTACAGCGTGAATGCCGCGTGAAGCAACCTTTACGAGTAGTTCCACTTTTTGAGAAATTGGATGATCTGGAGGCTGCTCCTGCTGCTGTTGCACGTCTCTTTTCTATTGAGTGGTACAAAAACCGTATTAATGGGAAGCAAGAGGTCATGATTGGCTACTCAGACTCTGGCAAGGATGCTGGTCGGTTGTCCGCAGCATGGCAGCTATATAAGGCTCAAGAGGAGCTTATAAAAGTTGCTAAACAATACGGCGTGAAGCTAACTATGTTCCATGGTAGAGGTGGTACAGTTGGAAGAGGGGGTGGGCCCAGCCATCTTGCTATATTATCTCAACCACCTGATACAATTCAAGGATCTCTCCGAGTAACAGTTCAAGGTGAGGTTATTGAGCAATCGTTTGGGGAGGAACACTTGTGTTTTAGGACACTCCAACGTTTCACTTCCGCCACCCTAGAACACGGGATGAATCCACCTCTCTCTCCAAGACCAGAATGGCGTGCACTTCTGGACGAAATTGCTGTTGTTGCTACAGAGAAGTATAGGTCAATAGTATTCAAGGAACCCCGATTCGTCGAGTATTTCCGCCTG GCAACGCCTGAGCTGGAGTATGGTCGAATGAACATTGGCAGCCGTCCATCAAAGCGTAAACCAAGTGGAGGCATAGAATCACTTAGAGCTATTCCATGGATCTTTGCATGGACCCAGACTAGGTTTCATCTACCAGTCTGGCTTGGCTTTGGGGCAGCatttaagtatgcacttaagaAGGATATAAAAAACCTCCCTATGCTGCAGGACATGTACAACAACTGGCCATTTTTTAGAGTCACTGCTGATTTGGTTGAGATGGTGTTTGCCAAGGGAGACCCAGGCATTGCTGCTTTGTACGACAAGCTTCTAGTTTCTGAAGATTTGTGGTCCTTCGGTGAGCTTTTGAGGTCCAATTATGAGGAGACAAAGAGCCTCCTGCTTCAG ATTGCTGGGCACAAGGATCTTCTGGAGGGAGACCCCTACTTAAAACAACGACTCAGGTTGCGTGATTCCTATATCACTACCTTAAATGTGTGCCAAGCTTACACACTAAAGCGAATTCGGGATCCAAACTACCATGTTACTCTGAGGCCCCGCATTACCAAGGAATACATGGAATTGAAGCCTGCTGCTGAACTTGTGAAACTGAACCCGGGAAGTGATTATGCCCCCGGTTTGGAAGACACGCTCATCTTGACCATGAAGGGTATTGCTGCTGGAATGCAGAATACTGGTTAA